Genomic segment of Leuconostoc mesenteroides subsp. mesenteroides:
CAATGCCTTAATTGGTGCGCAGGTTGTTGGCCCTGCTGCATCGGACTTGATTTCCGAGTTGTCTTTAGCGATCGAAAATGGTTTGACAACGAAGGATATTTCATTGACAATACACCCACATCCAACACTCGGTGAAGCTATTATGGATGCAGCTGAGTTAGCTGATGGGTTACCAATTCATATTTAAGTGCAAAATGCATGTTGAGTTTAAGATTAAAAGATGGCGGGGGTAACTAATGTCAACATTTATAACAAATGATGACGTAAAACTGAATTACAATATATACGGTGATGGACAGCCAGTTATTTTAATTGCAGGTTATTCAGGAAATCAGGCTACATGGTCGGCACAAATAGAACCGCTGAAACAAGCAGGGTTTCAGGTGATTACTTATGATCGTCGCAATCATGGTGAAAGTCAAACAGTTAATTATGGCATGCGCATGTCAAGACATGGGCAGGATTTAGCTGAGTTGATTGCAGCACTGCAGCTAAATCAAGTAATTCTTGTAGGGCATTCCATGGGGGCAAGTACTATTTGGTCTTATTTGTCACTTTATGGCGAAGCAAATATCAAAGCGATTATCACGGAAGATCAAATTCCCAAGATATTGAGGGATGAAACTTGGTCTGTAGGGATTTTTAATGCAGATATAACAATGATATGGACGGCAGCAGAGAAGCTACCACATACTAAATTAACACATGCTAAAATTTCAAGTGATATCAAACGTAAACTTGCGGCAGCTTATCATCCTTTTAACTTTAAATATAATGAACCGTTATTAGTAAATAGTTTTATTGAAGATTGGCGTGACATTGTTAAACGTGAACGCGTACCACATTTATTCTTGGCAGGTAAACATTCTCCCTTATGGCCAGCTGACCATGTTAAAGATTTGACGAATATGTCCACACTTGGTGAAGAACATATATTTGAAAGATCGGGACATATACCGCATATTGAAGAGCCAGAAAATTTTAATCAGGTGACTATCAACTTTTTAAAACGCGTCATTGATTAGTAAAGTGCTAATAGCAATGTATGACATTAACTTATTTTAATGGTAATATGAGATTGTTCAGGTTAAGTACTATAAATAGTACTAGCTTGCGCTTTCTTTTTTATGTCTAAAGTAAAAAATATATTATCCCTGAAGTTTGAGAGAGAGTAGCTATGAAGAAAATAAAATTAAATATACTTTTTAAATGGGCAGTCGCCTTGTTTATTTACAATCTCGTTGCCAAAATAATCATCTATTTTGCTCAAAAAACGTTACCAGACTTTTATCGAGTTGACACAAGTAGTATCACTTCACTGACCAACTCAGCTTCAAAATACTTAGGATCTTTACTGGGAATAATTGCGGTTTATATTGTCCTCTGGTTTATGTTCGCAGGTATTGTATTATACTTTCTTCGTCGTTCGTGGGGAGAAGTAGACGGAAAGAGTTTTACCAAGCAATTATTGTCTTATAAATTACATATTTCAATTGTGTTATTTATGATTTTGATGATTCCTTTAGTTGAAATTGGGTTAAAAGTACCATTTGCTCAATATTTTACATTACCAAAAACATTTGTTGATATGGTTAGTGGGTTTTGGGCAAATACAATTTTTATAGTGTGCTATCTTGTATTGATTTTATTATTAGTTAAATTCCGACACATAAGTTATTTTGCCATTTCTCAAGATCATTCCTTACTAGATGCTATTAAAATGTCTGCAAGAGAGAGCATGGTCTCAGCAGTACAATTATTTTTAAAATCAATAATTCGTTTGGTGGTGGCCAGTGGCATTTGTTTTGCTTTATTATATTTAGTGCAGTTATTGGCTGATAATGTTTTTGACGTAAATACTAAACGCTTCATTGCTAATATCTTACTTGCGACTACAAGTGCATTAATGTATGTGATTACTGCGTACATCTTAAATCTATATGTCACGCTTTTGACAATTGGCCCCAAGAAAGATGCTGGAACAAAATTAAGAGATTCTTCGATACTTTCGCAGGGGTTAATGCTCGTAGTGATTGGGGCAGGCAGTACTTTGATTTCAGGTAATTATTTTATATCCCCAAGAGAAAAATATTTAGTGATTGCACATAAAGGTGTTTCATATCCGAATGCTGTCCCTAATTCGTTAATTGCTTTGAAAAAAACTATCGCTACTCATCCTGATTACATTGAAATTGACATTCAACCCACAAAAGATGGTGTATATGTTCTGACACACAATACTAAAATAAAAACAGTCTCGGGTGAGACTGTTGACATATCAAAAACAAACTGGTCGACTTTGAAAACCAAAAAAGTTATAGAAGATGGGCATCAATTTTATTTGACTAGTTTTTCGAAATACATTGATTTGGCTAATCAGAAAAAGCAAAAATTATTAGTAGAATTGAAGTTAAATCAAACCATAACAGATAAGCAGTTAAAACAATTTGTCAACAAATATGGCAAAAAAATGAAAGAAAATAAAAGTGAAATTCAATCGATGAACCAAAACGTTATTAAACGAATACATCAATATACCAGTTTAACTACAGGATTATTATCACCCGTTAAAAATACAATTGATGGAAACAAAATTAGTCAATTCTATGCGATAGAATATTCAAAGGTGGATGCACATTTATCCAGCCAAATAAGGAACCATAATAAAGATTTGTATAGTTGGACAGTGAATGACAGGTTTGATGTTGAAACGGCCTACATGATAGGTGTCGATGGCGTGATTACAGATAAGCCACGAGAAACACGACAGATTCTAAAAAACGTTAGTGAAAAGTTGACTTATCGTAGAGCGTTTATTTCTATGATTTTGAATCAGCAAAGTGATATTTAATTTAATCTTTTTGAGATTATGTAAGATAGCTATGTATGCCCGCGAGGGCTTTTTTGTTAACGCAATGATTTACGATATCCTGCTGCTTGCGCGTCTGCTTCACTATTAAAATAAACAGCGTTACTATTGTTCATATAGTAGCCAGCTTGGCCAGGAACATGATAGATATGTGATTTTGCATTTCCGATAATTTGTTGGCTTTCACCAGTATAAGTTTGCGTCGCTGCAGATTGGTTCTGCGCTGCTTGTGCAGCTGAAGCTGCTGCTGCAGAATTAGCTGCTGCTTGAGATGATGCGGCGGCTGCCTGTGATACACTAGCTTCACTTGCAGCTTTTTGTGCAGCGGCTATTGAAGATTGTTCTGCTTCAGAACTAGCTTTGGCAGATGATGCTGCCTCAGAACTGGCTCTGGCAGATGAAGATGCTGCCTCAGAGCTAGCTTTTGCTTCAGCTGCTTTCTGAGCAGCTAAGTCAGCCTTTTTGTGTAGTGTATTTTTGGCTGTTCCATCAGCATAATTAATAATTGCGTTTGAACTATTATTATTGAGATAAACTACGGTTGCATCGTCATTACCATCTTCTTCACGATATGAGTTAAGACTAATCTTAACTTTTTTCCCAGAGTTAGAATAACCCACATAAGATAGGCGAATTTGGCGAGGTAAGAGTTCGTTACCACTATACATTGGTGTAACTTGATAATCTAAACGACTCGATTTGTTGTTTTTAAGCCATTTTGTGAGACCTCTTTCATAATAAAGCATAGCTTTTTTGTTACTGGCATTTGATTTTTTAAGTGCACCAGTATTGAGGTAAGCTGTTTCTGGAACTAAGTTCTTTGCTTCATCATTTAAACCGCTAAATTGATAACCAATAAGATGCCCACGATTGAATAACCATGACTTACCAATAGAGGCGTTAGCTTTCTTATATTTGAACTTATAGTTGTGCCAACCAACAGGATTGTAATTTAGCTTTGTTGCTTGTTTTGCAGTTGGTTCATCAGCGTAATTAAGCTGAATATGTGCATCAACTGCACGATTTTGACTATCTTGATCAGATAAAACGAGTTGTTTTTCGTCTTTGAAATCAAGAGGATGCTGCTCGGCACCACTTAATTTGTCATTCTGATAACTGTCAGCAGCAACACCCAGTGCAGGATATACTGTACTAGTGGCAACAACTAACAGCATACTGATAGTCACTCTTTTTAGTAACTTTAACATAATAAATTCTCTCCCGAACAGTTTAACGTGAATATTTGGCACGTATTAAAAAATAGGGAGAATCTTTTAAGTATAAGTTGCCACACTTCCTTGAGTATAGTACGCTTAACGTATGACATGCAAATATATTTGTACAGTTTAGCTATTAGATGTGTAAACTTAAAATAGTTATATTATAAAAGGCAATAAAGTCATTGACGAAACTTAGAATGCTGATATAATTATGTTGTAAGCGCTTCCTTTTTGCTAAATATTTGTTTACACATTAATAATTTTCTGACAACGAGTCAGATGCTCCTTAAATAGGTATGCTGAAATGTGTACAATAAATAAGATGTGGCCGCGGAAAAACATATCTTATTTTTCAAGTTTAATTTATGATGTTTTGATGATATAATTTAACTTGGTTGTGACCTACGATAGTTTCGAAAACATAATGATGTAAAATTACCAATTTTATTTCAAAGCACTATTGTGGGGCATTACTGTCTGGACCATTAGCTCAGTTGGTTAGAGCAAACGGCTCATAACCGTTCGGTCGTTGGTTCGAGTCCAACATGGTCCATCAATTTTATTTTTCATTCAGTAAAAATCTGTGAAACGAAATAGCAAAATAGTATAAAGCCAACCAAACGAAGTATTTTGGTTGGCTTTTGTTTTCAAAAAGTAGATGATGAGATATTTCTAAAGTATATTAAACACTAGGAATAATCCGAAGTGAGAATAGTTCACTAAAAGCGTATAATATAAAATAAGTAAAAAGGAGGATAAATAATGTCAGACGTATTTTTAAAAAAACTACGTAATATTATCGGGTTCGATGCTATTGTATCAATCATTTTTGGTGCTCTAATACTTTTTTGGCCAACGCACAGTGCTTCAGTAGTAGCCGCTTTGATTGGGTTAGCTTTCATTGCGATAGGCATATCGCACATTGCATCAGTATTCGATCGAAAAGATGAAGACGGTTGGGCTCGTGTAGGTAATTTGGTTATTGGGGCTGTCTACTTTATCGCTGGTGTATTCACTTTTATCAATTTGTATGCAGCAACCACCTATTTGTTTATAATTGTTGGTCTGCTTGTTGGTATGACATGGATACTCGAAGGAATTATCGAATTTGGATCACTAAAGTACTATACTCAAAAAGGGTGGGCGATGTTTTCTGCTTTCATCAGTATTATTGGTGGGATTTCCTTATTGTTTGCACCTTTGATTAGTGCAATCTTTCTCTGGCAATTACTGGGAGCCTCTTTATTAGTAATAGGTATTATTAAACTAATACATTTCTTTGCTTGGAGAAGATAAAATTTATTTTCAATGATGCCGTCTGTTTAGATTAATTCTGGATAGACGGTTTTATGTTATAATCAAATCAATTTTAAATTATAAAGTCTTAAACAATTTGATTAGTGACTGATGTAACAGAAAATATTATATTGAAATATAAAAGATCGCGAGGAAATTTACTTTGGCAGAAACCAAAACAGCAACAAAAAAGAAAAAGGCAGCACCACGAAAGAAATCTAAAATTAAAAAAAATTTAGTTATTGTTGAAAGTCCATCAAAAGCAAAAACAATTGAAAAGTATTTAGGTCGTAACTATAAGGTAGTCGCTAGTCTTGGTCATATACGTGATTTACCTAAATCTACCTTAGGTGTTGATGTCGAAAACGACTATGAACCCAAGTATATCAATATTCGCGGAAAAGGCGATGTTATTAAGGGATTACGCAAGGAGGCAAAAGCTGCAAAAGCTGTTTATCTGGCTTCCGATCCGGATCGTGAAGGAGAAGCAATAGCTTGGCATTTACAGCATATTTTAAATTTGAATCCTGAACAACCCAATCGAGTTGTTTTCAATGAAATCACAAAAGATACGATTAAAAATTCCTTTAAAACACCACGTATTATTAATCAAGATCTTGTTGATGCACAACAAGCACGTCGTATTCTTGATCGATTAGTAGGTTATTCAATATCACCGATTCTTTGGAAAACTGTTAAGCGCGGGTTATCAGCTGGCCGTGTACAGTCTGTGGCCTTAGGCTTAATCATCGCACGTGAACGTGAGATACAGGCTTTTCAACCAGAAGAATATTGGACACTAGATTCTATATTTAAAAAGAATCGCTCCAAATTCAAATCAACATTCTACGGTTTTGATGGTAAAAAGCAGCCATTGCCAGACAATGATAGCGTGCAAGATGTATTGAAGCGAATGAATAAAGATGATGATTTTGATATTGTTAAAGTAGATACGAAGCAACGCAAGCGGCAGCCACAGCCACCATTTACAACGTCAACAATGCAGCAAACAGCCAATACGCAGTTAAAATTTAGAACGCGTAAAACAATGATGGCTGCACAGCAATTATATGAAGGGATTAATCTGGGCAAGGGCTTAGGCCAAGTAGGATTAATTACTTATATGCGTACAGATTCGACACGTATTTCCTCCGTTGCGAAAAATGCTGCAGCTCAATTTATCCACGATACATGGGGTGAAGAATACTCACAGCATAAACCGGTACAAGGGAAACTACAAGAAGGGGCACAAGATGCCCACGAGGCCATACGACCATCTGATGTCAATCGGACGCCAGAATCTATCAAAGATAAATTGACTCCTGATCAATTTAAACTATATTCTTTAATCTGGTCCAGATTTGTTGCCAGCCAAATGACACCAGAAATTTTAGATACGATGGCTGTGACAATCGAACAAAATGGGGTTATTTTCAGAGCTAATGGTTCAAAAACGAATTTTGAGGGATTTACAAAAGCTTATCCAACTGCAAAAAAGAAAGATAACGTTTTACCTTCGCTAAGTGAAGGGGATAAAGTTCACTTGGCAAATACAGATCCTGAACAACACTTCACTTTGCCGCCAGCACGCTATTCTGAAGCAACGCTAATTAAAGCTTTAGAAGAGAACGGCGTAGGGCGTCCATCAACTTACGCGCCAACGCTAGATACAATTCAACGACGGAACTATGTTCGTATTGATGCGCGTAAGTTTGTGCCAACTGAATTAGGAGAAATTGTTCAAACGATTGTTGAAGAAAGTTTTCCTGATGTGACAAATATGAAGTTCACGGCCGCGGTTGAACATGAATTAGATGAGGTCGAAGCGGGTAACAAACATTGGGTACCAGTTATTGATTCATTCTTTAAACCATTTCAAAAAGAAGTCGAAAAAGCTGAGACATCTCTTGAAAAAATTATTATGCATGATGAGTTGGCTGGGATGGATTGCGAGATTTGTGGAGCACCCATGCTAATTAAAATGGGGCGTTATGGTAAGTTTTATGCTTGTGCACGCTTTCCGGATTGTCGTAATACAAAAGCAATTGTTCAGGAAATAGGATTGTTATGTCCAAAGTGCCATAAAGGTCAAATTGTTCAGCGAAAAACTAAACGTGGACGTACGTTTTATGGTTGCCAAAGATACCCCGATTGTGACTTTGTAACTTGGGACAAACCTACTGAAAACACATTAGCCGATGGCACAACACCAAAAGATAATGAAAAAAAAGAACCAGTCAAAAAATAAAAGCCACAATTTTATATTGTGGCTTTTATTTTAATTTGAATATTGATTTTTTGGGACGGAGATAAGAAAAACCCTCGCCAAGCTGCTCTTGCGTTGTAAATATGGAAACAAAAGCCTTTGGATCAATCTGATCAACAATATGTCGAACGGTGCTGACTTCTGAAGGGTCAACTACGGCATAAACAACACGTTGATCTCGATGAGAGTAACCTCCTTCAGCTTTTAGCAAACTAGTGCCCCGATCGAGTTCATCCATAATAGCATGTGATATTTCTTCTGGATACTGGGTAAAAATCATAAAGGACTTGGCATCATAAGCACCTTGTTGCGTCATGCTAACGACCTGTGAAAATACAAATGAAGCAATCAGTGTGTACATCATGTGAACAATATCAATGTATACTAACGATAATAGTAAAACACAGGCATCCAAAATAAACATTGTGCGTCCAATAGGAATGCTAAATTTTTGTTCTATGATACGAGCAACAACGTCACTACCACCTGAAGTGCCGCCAAATCTAAATACAATACCTAAACCAAATCCCGCAATGATACCAGCGATGATACCAGCAATTAACATGTCATGGTGAAGTGCAGGTGGTGTGGGCATAATTTGCCATAACCAAAGCCAAAATGATAGCGATGCAATGCCCCAAATGGTATAAATCAGGGCACGACGCCCTAAAATACGATATCCAATAAAAAGTAAAGGGATATTTAGAAGTAAATTAGTATAAGCAGGATTCCACTTAAAAAGCGCACGTAAAATTAGCGTGATACCCGAAATACCACCTTCGGCTAAATCATTAGGAATATTAATGTTAATCAGGCCCCAACCATACATAGCAGTACCGAGTGCAATCATAATTAAATCTTTGATAGAAATACGTTCTAAATTAGTTGTTTCCATAGTTAAAACCTCGTAATGTATCGTGAAATTAATCATACCATACATATGACGGGAAAATTATTACTTTATTTGATATAATAATTAATGATTAGAGGTTAATATGGCAGATTATAATAATTATAAACGACCGCAATTTTATAAGAAAAAGCATCCGATACGTAATTTTTTTATCGTGCTTGTAATTTTAGTTGTCGTAGCATTGAGTATTTTTATTTACATGAATTATTCAACAGCACAAAAAACAACCACACCAATTGAGCAGAAAACTAATACAAACAGTACAATCGAAGAAAATTCTGATTCAACATCTGAAGACAGTAGTTCCTCAGATGACAGTGAATCAAACGATTCTGAGTCATCGACAAGTGAATCAAGCTCGTCATCATCTTCAAGTAGCTCAAGTA
This window contains:
- a CDS encoding alpha/beta fold hydrolase, with amino-acid sequence MSTFITNDDVKLNYNIYGDGQPVILIAGYSGNQATWSAQIEPLKQAGFQVITYDRRNHGESQTVNYGMRMSRHGQDLAELIAALQLNQVILVGHSMGASTIWSYLSLYGEANIKAIITEDQIPKILRDETWSVGIFNADITMIWTAAEKLPHTKLTHAKISSDIKRKLAAAYHPFNFKYNEPLLVNSFIEDWRDIVKRERVPHLFLAGKHSPLWPADHVKDLTNMSTLGEEHIFERSGHIPHIEEPENFNQVTINFLKRVID
- a CDS encoding glycerophosphodiester phosphodiesterase, with amino-acid sequence MKKIKLNILFKWAVALFIYNLVAKIIIYFAQKTLPDFYRVDTSSITSLTNSASKYLGSLLGIIAVYIVLWFMFAGIVLYFLRRSWGEVDGKSFTKQLLSYKLHISIVLFMILMIPLVEIGLKVPFAQYFTLPKTFVDMVSGFWANTIFIVCYLVLILLLVKFRHISYFAISQDHSLLDAIKMSARESMVSAVQLFLKSIIRLVVASGICFALLYLVQLLADNVFDVNTKRFIANILLATTSALMYVITAYILNLYVTLLTIGPKKDAGTKLRDSSILSQGLMLVVIGAGSTLISGNYFISPREKYLVIAHKGVSYPNAVPNSLIALKKTIATHPDYIEIDIQPTKDGVYVLTHNTKIKTVSGETVDISKTNWSTLKTKKVIEDGHQFYLTSFSKYIDLANQKKQKLLVELKLNQTITDKQLKQFVNKYGKKMKENKSEIQSMNQNVIKRIHQYTSLTTGLLSPVKNTIDGNKISQFYAIEYSKVDAHLSSQIRNHNKDLYSWTVNDRFDVETAYMIGVDGVITDKPRETRQILKNVSEKLTYRRAFISMILNQQSDI
- a CDS encoding DNA-entry nuclease, with translation MLKLLKRVTISMLLVVATSTVYPALGVAADSYQNDKLSGAEQHPLDFKDEKQLVLSDQDSQNRAVDAHIQLNYADEPTAKQATKLNYNPVGWHNYKFKYKKANASIGKSWLFNRGHLIGYQFSGLNDEAKNLVPETAYLNTGALKKSNASNKKAMLYYERGLTKWLKNNKSSRLDYQVTPMYSGNELLPRQIRLSYVGYSNSGKKVKISLNSYREEDGNDDATVVYLNNNSSNAIINYADGTAKNTLHKKADLAAQKAAEAKASSEAASSSARASSEAASSAKASSEAEQSSIAAAQKAASEASVSQAAAASSQAAANSAAAASAAQAAQNQSAATQTYTGESQQIIGNAKSHIYHVPGQAGYYMNNSNAVYFNSEADAQAAGYRKSLR
- the topA gene encoding type I DNA topoisomerase, with the translated sequence MAETKTATKKKKAAPRKKSKIKKNLVIVESPSKAKTIEKYLGRNYKVVASLGHIRDLPKSTLGVDVENDYEPKYINIRGKGDVIKGLRKEAKAAKAVYLASDPDREGEAIAWHLQHILNLNPEQPNRVVFNEITKDTIKNSFKTPRIINQDLVDAQQARRILDRLVGYSISPILWKTVKRGLSAGRVQSVALGLIIAREREIQAFQPEEYWTLDSIFKKNRSKFKSTFYGFDGKKQPLPDNDSVQDVLKRMNKDDDFDIVKVDTKQRKRQPQPPFTTSTMQQTANTQLKFRTRKTMMAAQQLYEGINLGKGLGQVGLITYMRTDSTRISSVAKNAAAQFIHDTWGEEYSQHKPVQGKLQEGAQDAHEAIRPSDVNRTPESIKDKLTPDQFKLYSLIWSRFVASQMTPEILDTMAVTIEQNGVIFRANGSKTNFEGFTKAYPTAKKKDNVLPSLSEGDKVHLANTDPEQHFTLPPARYSEATLIKALEENGVGRPSTYAPTLDTIQRRNYVRIDARKFVPTELGEIVQTIVEESFPDVTNMKFTAAVEHELDEVEAGNKHWVPVIDSFFKPFQKEVEKAETSLEKIIMHDELAGMDCEICGAPMLIKMGRYGKFYACARFPDCRNTKAIVQEIGLLCPKCHKGQIVQRKTKRGRTFYGCQRYPDCDFVTWDKPTENTLADGTTPKDNEKKEPVKK
- a CDS encoding DUF2179 domain-containing protein, which codes for METTNLERISIKDLIMIALGTAMYGWGLININIPNDLAEGGISGITLILRALFKWNPAYTNLLLNIPLLFIGYRILGRRALIYTIWGIASLSFWLWLWQIMPTPPALHHDMLIAGIIAGIIAGFGLGIVFRFGGTSGGSDVVARIIEQKFSIPIGRTMFILDACVLLLSLVYIDIVHMMYTLIASFVFSQVVSMTQQGAYDAKSFMIFTQYPEEISHAIMDELDRGTSLLKAEGGYSHRDQRVVYAVVDPSEVSTVRHIVDQIDPKAFVSIFTTQEQLGEGFSYLRPKKSIFKLK